A single region of the Stigmatella aurantiaca genome encodes:
- the aroC gene encoding chorismate synthase, which produces MNTFGVLFRLTTFGESHGPALGAVIDGCPAGVPLTTAMLQAALDRRRPGQSAITTARAEPDKVEILSGVFEDKTLGTPLAAIVRNTNQRSGDYEQLKTQDRPGHADAVWRERYKHRDHRGGGRTSGRETLCRVIGGTVAEAYLARDFPKLSTVAWVSQVGNLVAEVPAPGLTRAMVDEHPTRCADRAVREAMSQRILEAKEAGDSLGGSIDIRVEGLPVGLGEPIFGKLKALIAQALGSVGAITGVVWGPPDLLARIEQPGSVFHSRKDTYGGIQGGLANGEPMQLRAFFKPPATLAEHAKGGRHDPCIMPRAVPVLESMVSLVIADLVQQMNARHHTL; this is translated from the coding sequence ATGAACACCTTCGGCGTCCTCTTCCGTCTGACCACCTTCGGCGAGAGCCACGGTCCGGCCCTGGGCGCGGTCATCGACGGCTGCCCCGCGGGCGTGCCGTTGACCACCGCCATGCTCCAGGCCGCGCTCGACCGGCGCCGCCCGGGGCAGTCGGCCATCACCACCGCGCGCGCCGAGCCTGACAAGGTGGAGATCCTCTCGGGCGTCTTCGAGGACAAGACGCTGGGCACGCCGCTGGCGGCCATCGTGCGCAACACCAACCAGCGCTCCGGGGACTACGAGCAGCTCAAGACGCAGGACCGGCCCGGCCACGCGGACGCCGTGTGGCGCGAGCGCTACAAGCACCGGGACCACCGGGGCGGTGGACGCACGAGCGGCCGCGAGACGCTCTGCCGCGTCATCGGCGGCACGGTGGCCGAGGCGTACCTGGCCCGGGACTTCCCCAAGCTGAGCACCGTGGCGTGGGTGTCGCAGGTGGGCAACCTCGTCGCCGAGGTGCCCGCGCCGGGCCTCACGCGCGCCATGGTGGACGAGCACCCCACGCGCTGCGCGGACCGGGCGGTGCGCGAGGCGATGTCCCAGCGCATCCTGGAGGCCAAGGAGGCCGGCGACAGCCTGGGCGGCTCCATCGACATCCGCGTGGAGGGGCTGCCCGTGGGGCTGGGCGAGCCCATCTTCGGCAAGCTCAAGGCGCTCATCGCCCAGGCGCTGGGCAGCGTGGGCGCCATCACCGGCGTGGTGTGGGGCCCGCCGGACCTGCTCGCGCGCATCGAGCAGCCGGGCAGCGTGTTCCACTCCCGGAAGGACACCTACGGCGGCATCCAGGGGGGCCTGGCCAACGGCGAGCCCATGCAGCTGCGCGCCTTCTTCAAGCCGCCCGCCACGCTCGCCGAGCACGCCAAGGGTGGCCGCCATGATCCGTGCATCATGCCGCGCGCGGTGCCCGTGCTGGAGAGCATGGTCTCCCTGGTCATCGCCGATCTCGTCCAGCAGATGAACGCCCGCCACCACACCCTATGA
- a CDS encoding shikimate dehydrogenase, whose amino-acid sequence MKPLWRVVTVPPTLQGEAAVRFAEGARRRGAEVLEVRTDLHGPEDLDPQALSRGGPLLVSERGRPLPPAWVKAARYVDRDLTVSLDAPAEKLLASHHAERPLSTAEALKLWDCPLPPGALVKHVEPMDQPGHVAVLLETQSRLIERFGAERVTVLGMGAIALAARAVLSRRNVLEYVAMGGEWSAAPGQRLLEDAFRDFRAPRRGPARLGILGTSIAHSRSPRIHRQPFDRIDLPEQGPVEALVDSLLPHYAGFAVTSPFKLRLARHTHSSLEAINTLVRRDGRWESFNTDVEGARAVLQRLGGQETFVLGDGGSTAALRAVSAEVGCALRVLKRADITAPLSGAGIWTWPDRVTPPESLHFDRARVAVIAYGAPGRRIATEILRRGGTPLMLGAAWFVAQARRQRELWETAT is encoded by the coding sequence ATGAAGCCGCTGTGGCGCGTCGTCACCGTGCCCCCCACCCTCCAGGGCGAGGCCGCGGTGCGCTTCGCGGAAGGGGCCCGCCGCCGGGGCGCGGAGGTGCTGGAGGTGCGCACGGACCTCCATGGGCCGGAGGACCTGGATCCCCAGGCGCTGAGCCGGGGAGGCCCCCTGCTCGTCTCCGAGCGCGGCCGGCCGCTGCCCCCCGCCTGGGTGAAGGCCGCGCGGTACGTCGACCGGGATCTCACCGTCTCCCTGGATGCCCCGGCCGAGAAGCTCCTCGCCTCGCACCATGCCGAGCGGCCGCTGTCCACCGCCGAGGCCCTGAAGCTGTGGGACTGTCCCCTGCCGCCGGGCGCGCTCGTGAAACACGTGGAGCCGATGGACCAGCCCGGCCACGTGGCGGTGCTGCTGGAGACACAGTCGCGGCTCATCGAGCGCTTTGGTGCCGAGCGCGTCACGGTGCTGGGCATGGGCGCCATCGCGCTGGCCGCCCGCGCGGTGCTCTCCCGCCGCAACGTGCTGGAGTACGTGGCCATGGGCGGCGAGTGGAGCGCGGCCCCCGGCCAGCGGCTCCTGGAGGACGCCTTCCGCGACTTCCGCGCCCCCCGCCGGGGCCCGGCCCGGCTCGGCATCCTGGGCACGTCCATCGCCCACTCCCGCTCCCCGCGCATCCACCGGCAGCCCTTCGACCGGATTGACCTGCCCGAGCAGGGCCCCGTCGAGGCGCTCGTCGACTCGCTGCTGCCCCACTACGCGGGCTTCGCCGTCACCAGCCCCTTCAAGCTGCGCCTGGCCCGGCACACCCACTCCTCCCTGGAGGCCATCAACACGCTGGTGCGCCGGGACGGCCGCTGGGAGTCCTTCAACACCGACGTGGAGGGCGCCCGCGCGGTGCTGCAGCGGCTGGGCGGCCAGGAGACCTTCGTCCTGGGCGATGGGGGCTCGACGGCCGCCCTCCGGGCGGTCTCCGCGGAGGTGGGATGTGCCCTCCGGGTGCTCAAGCGCGCCGACATCACCGCACCGCTGTCCGGGGCGGGCATCTGGACCTGGCCGGATCGGGTGACACCCCCTGAATCCCTGCATTTCGATCGCGCACGCGTGGCGGTGATCGCCTACGGTGCGCCTGGTAGACGCATTGCCACGGAGATTCTCCGCCGTGGCGGTACACCGCTCATGCTGGGCGCGGCGTGGTTCGTCGCGCAGGCCCGGCGCCAACGCGAACTTTGGGAGACCGCAACATGA
- a CDS encoding shikimate kinase, whose amino-acid sequence MPQRSAEARRLLLEQLLDAVDPRLNARLRQALLLPGPLALPSREQTVVLAGHRSAGKTRVLPLMTELLGRPGVDLDAELERTTGRVLKTWVAEDPKAFRAAERQALQRMPAGSLVAVGGGFLSHHPDALTGCFTLIIPVSFETYRERLLADTTRPRLRPGLSLEEEISTVFHEREGLHARVPTVPLEDLLRTFWREVTP is encoded by the coding sequence ATGCCGCAACGGTCCGCCGAAGCGCGGAGACTTCTCCTCGAACAACTCCTCGACGCCGTGGACCCGCGCCTGAACGCCCGGCTCCGTCAGGCGCTGCTGCTGCCCGGTCCCCTGGCGCTCCCCTCCCGGGAACAGACGGTGGTGCTGGCAGGCCACCGCTCCGCCGGGAAGACCCGGGTGCTGCCGCTCATGACGGAACTCCTGGGCCGCCCCGGGGTGGACCTCGACGCGGAGCTGGAGCGGACCACGGGCCGGGTGCTGAAGACCTGGGTCGCCGAGGATCCCAAGGCCTTCCGGGCCGCCGAGCGCCAGGCGCTCCAGCGCATGCCTGCCGGGAGCCTGGTGGCCGTGGGCGGAGGGTTCCTCTCCCACCACCCGGACGCGTTGACGGGGTGCTTCACGCTGATCATCCCGGTCTCCTTCGAGACCTACCGCGAGCGCCTGCTGGCGGACACCACCCGCCCGCGGCTCCGCCCGGGCCTGTCGCTGGAAGAGGAGATCTCCACCGTGTTTCATGAACGCGAGGGACTGCACGCCCGCGTGCCCACCGTGCCGCTGGAGGATCTGCTGAGGACCTTCTGGCGGGAGGTGACGCCATGA
- the menD gene encoding 2-succinyl-5-enolpyruvyl-6-hydroxy-3-cyclohexene-1-carboxylic-acid synthase, with protein sequence MSDANLNQLWARVVLEELFRGGVRHAVVCPGSRSTPLALACHRIDGLKTWSVIDERSAGFFALGIGKRSRTPAVVIATSGTAGAHFYPAVIEAALSNVPLVVLTADRPPELHGWGAPQTVPQARLFGEFARFFADTPVPEASNDVLAHLRATTARAVSVARRAPQGAVHLNLPFREPLAPIPQPFGAEQLSAQVLQGRPGALMTHIHPPSRLPDARILERVRESIAATERGLIVCGPRDEEDGFAQALAALSQATGYPILAEAVSQVRYGGSATTLSLYDALLRHPPFARAHRPELVLRFGGGLTPKKPQQWLDSSGARTILFSDEGTLFDPAHRAEHIVEGSAVAACEALAQGLSRGSGPWAQSFFHAEQLARNALEAAFAEQDELSEPRIAHEVVASLPAGANLFISSSMPIRDVDAFAPARGVTLRTLANRGANGIDGIVSSALGMSVVSDGPSVLLVGDLALLHDVGGLLTAHRHHLPLTVVAVNNDGGGIFSFLPIAQSQEHFEALFGTPHGIDLSHAAALYGARFHRPATPGALRAAMAEGMKGGLHLVEVRTDRTLNVEHHQRLFARMAAALGDGPWA encoded by the coding sequence ATGTCTGACGCGAATCTGAACCAGCTCTGGGCGCGGGTAGTACTGGAAGAGCTGTTCCGAGGAGGCGTCCGGCATGCCGTGGTCTGTCCGGGATCCCGCTCGACACCGCTCGCTCTGGCGTGCCACCGGATCGACGGCCTGAAGACGTGGTCTGTCATCGACGAGCGCAGCGCGGGCTTCTTCGCGCTGGGCATTGGCAAGCGCTCGCGCACCCCGGCGGTGGTGATCGCCACCAGCGGGACGGCGGGCGCGCACTTCTATCCGGCGGTCATCGAGGCGGCGCTGTCGAACGTGCCGCTGGTGGTCCTGACCGCGGACCGGCCGCCGGAACTGCACGGCTGGGGGGCGCCGCAGACGGTGCCCCAGGCGCGGCTGTTCGGTGAGTTCGCGCGCTTCTTCGCGGACACGCCGGTGCCCGAGGCGAGCAACGACGTGCTGGCGCACCTGCGGGCCACCACCGCCCGGGCCGTGAGCGTGGCGCGGCGGGCGCCCCAGGGTGCGGTGCACCTCAACCTTCCGTTTCGCGAGCCCCTGGCGCCCATCCCCCAGCCCTTCGGCGCCGAGCAGCTGTCCGCCCAGGTGCTCCAGGGGCGCCCCGGCGCGCTGATGACACACATCCATCCGCCCTCCCGGCTGCCGGATGCCCGGATCCTGGAGCGTGTGCGCGAGAGCATCGCCGCCACGGAGCGCGGGCTCATCGTGTGTGGCCCCCGCGACGAGGAGGATGGCTTCGCGCAGGCCCTCGCCGCGCTGTCCCAGGCCACCGGGTATCCCATCCTCGCCGAGGCGGTCTCCCAGGTGCGCTATGGCGGAAGCGCCACGACGCTCTCCTTGTATGACGCCCTGCTGCGCCACCCGCCGTTCGCCCGGGCGCACCGGCCGGAGCTGGTGCTGCGGTTTGGCGGAGGGCTGACCCCGAAGAAGCCGCAGCAGTGGCTGGACAGCTCGGGGGCCCGCACCATCCTCTTCAGCGACGAGGGCACCCTGTTCGATCCCGCCCACCGCGCCGAGCACATCGTCGAGGGCTCGGCCGTGGCGGCGTGCGAGGCGCTCGCGCAGGGGCTCTCACGCGGATCCGGGCCCTGGGCCCAGAGCTTCTTCCACGCGGAGCAGCTGGCCCGCAACGCGCTGGAGGCTGCCTTCGCCGAGCAGGACGAGCTGTCCGAGCCGCGCATCGCTCACGAGGTGGTGGCCTCGCTGCCCGCGGGGGCGAACCTCTTCATCTCCAGCAGCATGCCCATCCGGGACGTGGATGCCTTCGCGCCCGCCCGGGGCGTGACGCTGCGGACCCTGGCCAACCGGGGCGCCAACGGCATCGACGGGATTGTGTCCAGCGCGCTGGGCATGTCGGTGGTCTCCGATGGGCCCTCGGTGCTGCTCGTGGGAGACTTAGCCCTCCTGCACGATGTGGGGGGCCTGCTGACCGCGCACCGCCACCACCTGCCGCTCACCGTGGTGGCCGTCAACAATGACGGGGGCGGCATCTTCTCCTTCCTCCCCATCGCGCAGTCTCAGGAGCACTTCGAGGCGCTCTTCGGGACGCCCCATGGCATCGACCTGTCGCACGCGGCGGCGCTCTACGGGGCGCGGTTCCACCGGCCGGCGACGCCCGGGGCCTTGCGCGCCGCGATGGCCGAAGGGATGAAGGGCGGGCTGCACCTGGTGGAAGTCCGCACGGACAGAACCCTCAACGTGGAGCACCATCAGCGGCTGTTCGCACGCATGGCGGCGGCCTTGGGAGACGGACCATGGGCGTGA
- the menH gene encoding 2-succinyl-6-hydroxy-2,4-cyclohexadiene-1-carboxylate synthase: MGVKLAYSTWGEGPRPLVLLHGFTGNRTSFDHLRPLLGSSVRAIAVDLPGHGETPLPTKPGREGFLETVDALVALLDELELPSVDLLGYSQGARVALAAAVRAPQRLGRLILESGSPGLHRRQERAARRESDTQLASFLRTRGVDAFVERWEALPLFEGLRNLPAPQAESLRERRLTCTVEGLAGALACLGTGEQPDFWPALHRQRVPTLLLTGEKDTKFTELARKMASELPVVWRHAFTGCGHAPHLEAPEAYAGEVLSFLRTPWYEAPPFESPTDTIHT; encoded by the coding sequence ATGGGCGTGAAGCTCGCATACAGCACTTGGGGCGAAGGCCCCCGGCCGCTCGTGCTTCTGCACGGCTTTACCGGCAACCGGACCTCGTTTGATCACCTGCGCCCGCTGCTCGGAAGCTCCGTGCGCGCCATCGCGGTGGACCTGCCGGGCCACGGCGAGACGCCGCTGCCCACCAAGCCGGGCCGGGAGGGCTTCCTGGAGACGGTGGACGCGCTCGTCGCGCTGCTGGACGAGCTGGAGCTGCCCTCGGTGGATCTGCTGGGCTACTCGCAAGGGGCCCGCGTGGCGCTCGCTGCGGCGGTCCGCGCGCCGCAGCGCCTGGGCCGGCTCATCCTGGAGAGCGGCTCCCCGGGCCTGCACCGGCGCCAGGAGCGCGCCGCGCGGCGGGAGTCGGACACCCAGCTCGCCTCGTTCCTGCGGACCCGGGGGGTGGATGCCTTCGTGGAGCGCTGGGAGGCGCTGCCCCTGTTCGAGGGGCTGCGGAACCTGCCTGCCCCACAGGCCGAGTCCCTGCGCGAGCGCCGCCTGACCTGCACCGTCGAGGGGCTGGCCGGGGCGCTCGCGTGCCTTGGCACGGGCGAGCAGCCCGACTTCTGGCCCGCCCTGCACCGGCAGCGCGTGCCCACGCTGCTGCTCACGGGGGAGAAGGACACGAAGTTCACGGAGCTGGCGCGGAAGATGGCCTCCGAGCTTCCCGTCGTCTGGCGCCATGCCTTCACGGGATGTGGGCACGCCCCGCACCTGGAGGCGCCGGAGGCCTACGCGGGCGAAGTGCTCTCCTTCCTGCGCACTCCCTGGTACGAAGCGCCCCCGTTCGAGAGCCCCACCGACACGATCCACACATGA
- a CDS encoding 1,4-dihydroxy-2-naphthoate polyprenyltransferase, which yields MTADGLAPSPSSSAPRPLTPAGAWLMAIRPKTLTAAFVPVGVGTGLAFGMGVGRWLPALAALGGALLIQIGTNLTNDYYDFKKGADTAERLGPTRVTQSGLIAPGKVLAGALGCFALAILSGIYLVTVGGWPIVAIGLSSVLFGYAYTGGPFPLAYHGLGDVFVFVFFGLVAVAGTYYVQALTVSPAAGWAAVPVGALGTALLVVNNLRDVQTDAKAGKRTLVVRLGPKGGKAEYVLMLVAAYATPFLMFAGGLASVWVFLALLSAPFAVGPTRLVFGAQGSALNSALGATARLQLVFGLLFAVGLCLR from the coding sequence ATGACCGCCGATGGCCTTGCCCCGTCCCCCAGTTCTTCCGCGCCCCGTCCCTTGACTCCGGCGGGCGCGTGGCTGATGGCCATCCGTCCCAAGACGCTCACGGCCGCGTTCGTGCCGGTGGGGGTGGGAACGGGGCTGGCGTTCGGGATGGGGGTGGGGCGCTGGCTGCCCGCGCTGGCGGCGCTGGGCGGGGCCCTGCTGATCCAGATCGGCACCAACCTCACCAACGACTACTACGACTTCAAGAAGGGCGCGGACACGGCCGAGCGGCTGGGGCCCACGCGCGTCACCCAGAGCGGGCTCATCGCGCCGGGCAAGGTGCTGGCGGGGGCCCTGGGGTGCTTCGCGCTGGCCATCCTCTCGGGCATCTACCTGGTGACGGTGGGCGGCTGGCCCATCGTGGCCATCGGCCTGAGCTCGGTGCTGTTCGGCTATGCGTACACGGGAGGGCCGTTTCCGCTGGCGTACCACGGTCTGGGGGATGTGTTCGTCTTCGTCTTCTTCGGGCTGGTGGCGGTCGCGGGCACCTATTACGTCCAGGCGCTGACGGTCAGCCCCGCGGCGGGGTGGGCGGCGGTTCCCGTGGGCGCGCTGGGCACCGCGCTTCTGGTGGTCAACAACCTGCGGGACGTCCAGACGGATGCGAAGGCTGGCAAGCGCACGTTGGTGGTGCGCCTCGGCCCGAAGGGGGGCAAGGCGGAGTACGTGCTGATGCTGGTGGCCGCGTACGCCACGCCCTTCCTGATGTTCGCGGGCGGACTGGCCAGTGTCTGGGTCTTCCTGGCGCTCTTGAGTGCGCCCTTCGCGGTGGGGCCTACGCGGCTCGTCTTCGGGGCCCAAGGCTCGGCATTGAACTCAGCCCTGGGGGCAACCGCGCGCCTGCAACTGGTGTTCGGGCTACTCTTTGCGGTGGGGCTTTGCCTGAGGTGA